Proteins encoded within one genomic window of Humulus lupulus chromosome 1, drHumLupu1.1, whole genome shotgun sequence:
- the LOC133791250 gene encoding uncharacterized protein LOC133791250, with protein sequence MEFKEGSSVEVVREQMGPYGPWYPGCVIGLDGNDYMIRYKFLMDNRGKLAVERVQEKNMRPQPPHHDQEKKRWVAGDIAEVFDTQCWRVGKVAKVLRKGRLVVKFYGFIQLKEFNVSCLRTHKLWHEKKWSVLVKVQNNGKEASHSPQTTSNQCWSLVCSDPFQAVCESEICSKNGHVPRSLKKRTHDFDPLHEPVSKNQILGKNFRKRTLKPVAGVCSRPLVKNNSFRTFHQIGLANITKPEQETNNWLHCSAQPTKDSNECSVASCSLNESANSTRGSSLKLNEKNFPDSDAESSSLPSFSSKRNTVLPCFGSKLGVDIHNLELQAYKSTVLALYASGPLSWEQESMLTNLRLSLHISNDEHLLQLRHLLAAQVL encoded by the exons ATGGAGTTCAAAGAAGGGAGTTCAGTGGAGGTGGTGAGAGAACAGATGGGTCCGTATGGTCCATGGTATCCTGGCTGTGTAATTGGTCTAGATGGAAATGATTACATGATTAGGTACAAGTTTCTTATGGACAACCGAGGAAAATTGGCTGTGGAGAGGGTGCAGGAGAAGAACATGAGGCCTCAACCTCCACATCATGATCAGGAGAAGAAAAGATGGGTTGCTGGTGATATAGCTGAGGTGTTTGATACACAGTGTTGGAGGGTTGGGAAGGTGgccaaagtattgagaaaaggtCGTTTGGTTGTTAAGTTCTATGGTTTCATTCAACTTAAGGAGTTCAATGTGTCTTGTTTAAGAACTCATAAACTTTGGCATGAGAAGAAGTGGTCAGTGCTTGTCAAA GTTCAAAACAATGGAAAGGAAGCTAGCCATTCTCCACAAACTACTTCAAACCAGTGTTGGAGCTTGGTTTGCAGTGATCCATTTCAGGCAGTTTGTGAATCAGAAATTTGCTCAAAAAACGGACATGTACCAAGAAGCCTTAAGAAGAGAACTCATGACTTTGATCCTCTTCATGAACCAGTCTCCAAGAACCAAATTTTGGGAAAAAACTTTAGGAAAAGAACATTAAAACCGGTTGCAGGAGTATGCAGTAGGCCTTTGGTAAAAAACAATTCTTTTCGTACTTTTCACCAAATAGGATTAGCCAACATCACCAAACCGGAACAAGAAACAAACAACTGGTTACATTGTTCTGCTCAGCCTACTAAAGATAGTAATGAGTGCTCGGTTGCTAGTTGTAGTTTGAACGAGTCTGCTAACTCCACAAGAGGAAGCTCGCTTAAGCTTAATGAAAAGAATTTTCCTGATTCGGACGCTGAGTCATCTTCACTGCCATCTTTTTCCAGTAAAAGGAACACAGTTCTTCCATGTTTTGGAAGCAAACTAGGAGTTGACATCCATAATTTGGAGCTTCAAGCCTACAAGTCAACAGTGCTGGCACTTTATGCCTCAGGCCCCTTAAGTTGGGAACAAGAGTCTATGCTAACTAATCTGCGCCTCTCTCTACATATTTCAAATGATGAACATTTGCTTCAGCTGAGACACCTTTTGGCTGCTCAAGTTCTTTGA